The genomic stretch CTACGCAGATTTTTCAGAAAAGTCGTTTTTGTCGCGGCTTTTTTTAATggcatttcattttaaaatcgcttATTTAGAATGTCTTAggatcgttagttttacatttttcattgaTGTTCAGCTCGGAGGCGAAAATAACACTgctgtttattattattattataattatttaaagtatttagcaaaaatggttgaaaaccttTAGCAAATTAAGTTTTCTACGAATTGAAGCGGTTTTTACGTCGATTTTGGAATTTGTCTTGTTCTTTTCTGGTAAACAAATCTTGGTTTCTGTAATGCTTGGTTTCTGTAGGATAGTACCTATGTTGGattttagaaaaatcgaaaactatATGGCGATATTTCAAACATCGAAAATAAAAACCGTTAATCCgttttgacatcatgtttcaaagtaatgacaaATAGTGTAGGCTTATACTGTATCTGTATTTATAAAGTAACGACATGATATCTTATTATTTAATAACGTATTGACTGGTAAGATTTTTACATAACGGCAAATGAATTATCGCTTTAACCATACAGTTTGAACGTCGGAGTATAGTTAAAGGATAACGTTGGAGCTCTTGTTTTAAATAACCCATCATgtacttgactttttcatagtcgggTACTGTCTTATACCATCACttaacaacctaattttgatgaagCTGTATGATGTTACAGGACTTATTAGATATGTTACTATAGATTGACGTTCATAAACAACTGATAGTGGTTTGGTTAATTTCAAATCTCTGGGACATGATGAATATTTATGACACTACGTTCCTTTTACATCCCGAAATAATCTTCCTCTGTCTTCAGCAAAGCATTATATTCTTGGCGGTTTCTGTCGATGCAACTGGATCAGAACATTTAGCTATGTGCGAATAATAACACGTGTGCCTAAGAAAGTTAAAACTCAGTTTACTCTGATTTCCTCACGCTTCAATGGGTCCGTATCAGGCAAGAGGAGGTGTGTAGAGGACTAAACGCAAGCAATGGTAACTTGTAGTTGctacacataaaaaaataacaaactttggtgtacctcaggttcaTAGTTTGCTCGGAAAGAAGACAGTTTTAGTAACTTGCGTTTGGCGTGTGCCTGACCACTGACAGCTTacgaaactatatatattccgactGCAATGATGCTAATGTTCGTAAGATCTTGCTTGGGAAACTCTATATTCTGAGTCTGCTGAATTTCTATTATATTACGCATATTGTTAAGAGGGAAccatgcttggtttcgctcttttgctctttgaatgctcattgGGCTATATTTTGTCGACGTACCACGAGATTTATTTCTGTgaatcaaaataacggtcatgtcaaatgagtttcagttatgcggaatattcccgccgctGCGGTGGTGGCGCTGATGTGCCTTTACCACTAAACTCAGTTGACAGTATTCGAGCACCGTGCTGTCAAATGAGCAGAAAAGCTGAATGTTTATCTTTTACGGTATATGTCCAGTACgtgtcgcacaagttagtcgGAACCACGATTTTcttacgtctgtttgtctgtgatcacACTTTACTTCACCATTCAGCATGACGAGGGATGTAATTTGGAGGATATATTTTTGCGCACACCAACTGTTTTACACCCTTTCTATCGTTTGCTTGTTAGTCTATTCTCTGTGATTTTATTACTGATAAACAACACGCTCAATTGGCACAAactacagtcgccgttcgataactgcacgACTTTTAACTGTAATGCTTCtcaactgcaagaccgataactgcaacaactttgcagttatcggaccgcaattcGTCAAatttgatgtcaaagtcatatttgacattgaagcgacagatctcgcggggggataCTAAATGcagtcgaaaatgaaaattgttgaatctctagaaacatttcaggaggactctttcatttctctagatttttttgaagtagaatacttctctcaggaagttctgctacatagggatgtgaaatgaaaatctaaaaccgaaaaaaaggaaaaatatgtccaatttcaaatgctaataaatcggttagtatccgatggatttgcttcgttcttgcagcaacagattgcaaaattttctaagattcttcccaaaataagataattgtaattttattattcacactattgtactattgaaaatagtcaagccttgtcaaaacgaaaaattcgacctctgattggtcgttatatgattacttcccaagtacggtcgacagaatcatataccttgcaattgaaaacatgctatttggcctatataagagcttgtttcagccagagccgctcataatagttctagacagcgacaacagcagtcgtccttccttagcagcagcactagccctgtggttggtcaccacgtctcaggagcagcgcggttcttctcagcgtgtgtcgtcagactgttATTatcccccccgtgttggggcagcatgaagattgccatcagggaATCCAATTTTGGAggtcaaaatgcctttttcaaggaaaataaacaagtcattgaaagttaataatttttgacaacgcaagcaagattctgtgttggatcctagcaatttaaatttgtcgcacccgtctaatttactgtatgtgaaatagcttccacagtgcatgttgtccgtgtatcttaattcccccagcattaacagaatttcgtcgtctcccagctgccaagttgcaacatgatgcaacacgcaacagcgagcaaacgaaatcgcttgaagtTACAAATCGCAATAAGATACGAGTTAAAACCgtttcgtgtgtgagagcaccatcggtgtttattcgctggatacaaaaatcaaatgcgaattgtggaataattcgtctaaagaacattaggaaactgaactgaaaggcgtggccttttacgtagcacccttcggctataaaagagtgtttctgggaaaactagctacactcattagtcggaaggtgaactggatggaccgtccacaacgttgtcagcagcagcagatatcggcactcagcagtaacagaccatagcagcgggtcgcgcctgtggctgccttcaaaataaacaaatcacttgccctgtggttggtcaccacgtctcaggcctctgcctgagaacgaacgccaacgcgagcgatcgggcgagatttttgccgtacatcagccggcacttcctctaatggaaaagttggatcattatgTTCAGAtaaatattactgtcggtaatattacagagatgcgattgcattatatccgatatggaattgaacaattggtcggcgtgcgaccagaccgaaccaagcgccatttttttgaaaattgagtttttaacactagtggatgttaaaattgataatctatatTTCACGaagaaacgaaatcatttgaacagtttataatggtattataacaaaatttctctgcagcagcttgcaggaagcatacgggGTGAGTGAAcattgatcgccgattactcgaaataatgtttttggcgcttggttcggtctggtcgcacgccgaccaattgttcttctgaggacaaataaaacacttgatTTGAAgaattaatagttttgggtaccagtagcagtatggtaacagcctcagcggtaggtgcagccggtatttccatgaggccgatgttataagaaagtaaatggaagcggcacggcgaaacagttcgggtgtgcttagacgcgcgtcatttttcgttgttgatattattacccacatgaaacgaggCGCCTTcatacgatagcggcggtattagcggtagatgcatttgccaacacttactccagtaaagccgtgtctaattttcaatgtgaaaacacctttctattgtgtcggccgtgcgcattaggccgtaggttaatgtacagccgtaagtagagctgtgtaaaagtattctacttcaaccttgcggtcgtggccttgcacacaaccctcctgtgatttttcgatttcgttttcTAGTTGTCTCTTTATTCTGGATGGGAGATTATAGGTCGTAATAAAGcgaaatcaccatgttatgtagTTCACTTttcgtaattattataagagaaaaaaaatcctttgtgcattgtttggctagctttcactaccattttacgaactgacaggtgtcacggatcctgctgacattaatgttgcttttacttgcatTATGTCAGTGGTTCTGAGCTTTCTGTCAAAGTTTCATTCGAGAATTGAGTTTCAGAagcgtctcgtaaaatggtcaattgtagtgatgaactttaacTTCGCCCGagtcttcgcctacatattggttatgtaaagtagttactaaaacgcaataaatcatgatgcggaaatatgaatatcaaattgattaatcaaaaagctcgcctattttagttttctgctaattTTTGCCAcaattccattaaaaaaatacatatcgacatcattggaaacagaaatggtagtgacggaccccctctaaattttggcatgtgtcaagtgttgcactTATCGAACGGCACTCGATAACtacaatgtaaacatgttgagttatcgaacgacgactgtatttTGCATAGAAAAGATCTATTATCTGTTTCTGTTTTTAACTAAGCATTGCCAAAAATTTCACGGCTAGTTGTTCAATTGTGATTAAAGATTGGATGTCAGGTAATGCACGGCAAGGGTTAAAATTCAGTTTTTAACCGACGATGAGTGATTAGTCAGCATGAAATggaacaaagttttttttctatggGGTCACGGGAAGCTAGAAAATTTGATGTTTCAGAACTGGTATAAAACATTATTTACCTTCACAACAGGACAGCGCACCGGTGGTAGTGTAAGTgcgtttatttgtttttttcctgaatggtttagaaatgaaaaaaactgaCCAAAATCTGAATTGTGACCACCGTTTAGCAGGAGAACAAAACCAGTGATTACAACAGTTTAGTGATAATCTATTGACTATTCGATTCATCGTGTTTGCTCAACACCTGCCACCCTTTGTTTTTTCCAAGCGTCGAGAGAGAAAAAATCACTAAAATACGCTAGAAAGTTTACGAAAATTAGAGACTAATGGAAGATTCTGAAGCCTTAAGTAGGTGGAGAACTATCATACAGTATTGCAAAGAGAACTGCGAATCATTCGTAGACGATTCGTTTCCCCCGGCACCGAAAAGTTTATATTACAAACCAGCATTGTATGTTCAATCTAGTCGTGATATTCAATGGCGTAGACCACATGAAATAAGTACCGAGGGTGGAAGCAATCCCCCCTGGGTTGTCTTCAGGACACCCCATCCATCTGATATATGCCAAGGAGTTTTGGGAAATTGCTGGTTGTTAAGTGCCCTGGCAGTTCTCGCCGAGAGGGAAGATCTTGTGCGAGAAGTGTTAATAACCAAAAGTATATGTCCTCATGGAGTGTATCAAGTGCGACTCTGTAAAGATGGCAAGTGGGTAACTGTTGTGATCGATGATTTATTACCATGTGATAAAAGAGGCAATTTAGTATACTCACAAGCTAAGGGAAAGCAGCTCTGGGTGCCCTTGATAGAGAAAGCTGTTGCGAAAATTCATGGCTGCTACGAGGCGCTAGTGTCCGGGAGAGCAATCGAAGGATTGGCAACGCTAACCGGGGCACCATGTGAGAGTATACCGCTGCAACCGAGCTCGATTCCACTACCAAGTGAGGATGATTTAGACAAGGATCTCATATGGGCGCAATTACTTAGTTCAAGATTAGTAAAATTTTTGATGGGTGCAAGCTGCGGTGGCGGTAATATGAAGGTGGATGAAAATGAATATTTAAGTAAGGGACTTCGACCAAGGCATGCTTACTCGGTTCTGGACGTTAAGGATGTCCACGGACATCGTTTACTGAAGCTGCGTAATCCATGGGGTCGTTACTCATGGCAAGGCGATTGGTCGGATGAGTCTCCCCTGTGGAATGATGACTTGCGAGGGTTGCTGATGCCGCATGGAGGATCTGAGGGCGTTTTCTGGATCTCATTTGAAgatgttttaaaatatttcgACAGTATAGACATTTGCAAAATTCGCACCGGCTGGAAGGAGGTTAGATTATTAGGACGGGTGCAACCGCTTTGCACATTGCTTTGTGTACTCTTGATGGTGCACGAGCCTACAGAAGTAGAGTTCACTTTATTTCAGGAAAACCAAAGAAATTCCGAGAAATCTCAAAGATCCCAACTGGATCTGTGCGTAGTCGTATTTAGAACGCGTGATTCAACGAATACCAACGTAGGAAGGTTAGTAGAGCACAGTAAAAGACAAGTTCGCGGTTTTGTTGGCTGCCATAAAATGCTGGAAACAGATTTGTATCTCTTAGTTTGTTTAGCTTTCAACCATTGGCACACAGGTATTGAGGACCCGTCCATGTATCCACAATGTGTTCTGGCTATTCATAGTTCAAAAAAACTGTTGGTTGAGCAAATCAACCCACCATCATACCTGCTAGCAGATGCCATTATCGGTCTTACTCTAGCGAAGGGACAAAGGCACGAGGGCAGAGAAGGTATGACGGCATATTATCTGACAAAGGGATGGGCTGGCCTGGTGGTTATGGTCGAGAACAGACACGAGAACAAGTGGATTCATGTGAAATGCGATTGCAACGAAAGCTACAATGTTGTTTCCACTCGTGGGGAGCTGAAAACGATCGATTCGGTGCCCCCGATGCAGCGACAGGTCATTCTCGTACTCACCCAACTCGAGGGCAGTGAAGGATTCAGTATTGCACACAGACTTACCCAC from Wyeomyia smithii strain HCP4-BCI-WySm-NY-G18 chromosome 3, ASM2978416v1, whole genome shotgun sequence encodes the following:
- the LOC129729817 gene encoding calpain-D; this encodes MEDSEALSRWRTIIQYCKENCESFVDDSFPPAPKSLYYKPALYVQSSRDIQWRRPHEISTEGGSNPPWVVFRTPHPSDICQGVLGNCWLLSALAVLAEREDLVREVLITKSICPHGVYQVRLCKDGKWVTVVIDDLLPCDKRGNLVYSQAKGKQLWVPLIEKAVAKIHGCYEALVSGRAIEGLATLTGAPCESIPLQPSSIPLPSEDDLDKDLIWAQLLSSRLVKFLMGASCGGGNMKVDENEYLSKGLRPRHAYSVLDVKDVHGHRLLKLRNPWGRYSWQGDWSDESPLWNDDLRGLLMPHGGSEGVFWISFEDVLKYFDSIDICKIRTGWKEVRLLGRVQPLCTLLCVLLMVHEPTEVEFTLFQENQRNSEKSQRSQLDLCVVVFRTRDSTNTNVGRLVEHSKRQVRGFVGCHKMLETDLYLLVCLAFNHWHTGIEDPSMYPQCVLAIHSSKKLLVEQINPPSYLLADAIIGLTLAKGQRHEGREGMTAYYLTKGWAGLVVMVENRHENKWIHVKCDCNESYNVVSTRGELKTIDSVPPMQRQVILVLTQLEGSEGFSIAHRLTHRLANSSGLHDWGPPDSLHCPSIDGVIDLHSPRLIT